TAGACGACGACGGGCAGCGCGGTGGCCGCCGCGATCTCCCGGTAGTGCCGCAGCAGTCCCTCCTGCCCCGCGACGACGAGGTACGGCGGCATGGCGAGCAGTCCGTCGGCGCCCGCCTCCTCGGCGAGCCGCGCGTACCGTACGGCGAGCGCGGTGCCGTAGCCCGTGCCGGCGAGGACCGGGACCTGCCCCGCGGTCTCCTCGACGGCGGCCCGCACGCAGCGCTGGAACTCCTCGGGCGTGAGGGCGTGGAACTCTCCGGTGCCGCAGCACGCGAAGACGGCCGCCGCTCCGGCCCGGACGCCGCGGCGCACGTGCGCGCGGTAGACCTCGAGGTCGACGGTGCCGTCCGGGCCGAAGGCCGTGACGGGGAAGAAGAGCGGCCCGCTGGGGACGGTGAGGCGGGCGGCGAGAGGGGCTGTCGTCACGGGCTCTCCCGGGATCCGAGGTCCATATCCATAATCTGTGTCTACATTTCTGAACGACTCCACGCTAAAGGGGGCCTTGGAGCCGGGTCAAGCACACCAACGCCGGACGCAGCGACGGATTTCTCGGTTCCGCAGGACACTTGACGGGCGGTGCGCGCCCTCTTAGCGTGTCCACGCATATGAATGGCGTACGCGCATGTGCACACAGCGTCTCGGTGCGCCGTGTGCACGGCCGGCGATTCAAGGAGACCCGAGGATGCCCGCTCCCCGCACCGTTCTGCTCACCGGCGCCGCCGGCGGGCTCGGCACCCTGATGCGGGACCTGCTCCCGGACTACGGCTACGAGCTGCGCCTGCTCGACCTGCGCCCCATCGAGGGCGAGCCGGACGCGATCGTCGCCGACCTCGCCGACAAGGAGGCGGTCCGGGAGGCGGTCCGGGGCGTCGACGCGATCATCCACCTCGCGGGCATCTCCCTGGAAGCCCCCTTCGAGAAGATCCTCAAGGCGAACATCGAGGGCACCTACCACCTGTACGAGGCCGCGCGCGAGGAGGGCGTCCGCCGGATCGTGTTCGCCTCCTCCAACCACGCGGTCGGCTACACCCCGCGCCCCCGGGGCGACGACCCCCTCATCCCGGTCGACACCCCGCGCCGCCCGGACACCTTCTACGGCCTGTCCAAGTCGTTCGGCGAGGACCTGGCGCAGTTCTACTGGGACAAGCACGGCCTGGAGACCGTCTCGGTGCGGATCGGCTCCTGCTTCCCCGAGCCGACCAGCGTGCGCATGCTCTCGGTCTGGATGAGCCCGGCCGACGGCGCCCGCCTCCTCCACGCGGCGCTCACCGCCGAGAACGTCGGCCACACCGTCGTCTACGGCTCCTCCGCCAACACCCGCCTGTGGTGGGACCTCGGCACCGCGCGGGCGCTCGGTTACGACCCGCAGGACG
Above is a genomic segment from Streptomyces glaucescens containing:
- a CDS encoding NAD-dependent epimerase/dehydratase family protein, whose amino-acid sequence is MPAPRTVLLTGAAGGLGTLMRDLLPDYGYELRLLDLRPIEGEPDAIVADLADKEAVREAVRGVDAIIHLAGISLEAPFEKILKANIEGTYHLYEAAREEGVRRIVFASSNHAVGYTPRPRGDDPLIPVDTPRRPDTFYGLSKSFGEDLAQFYWDKHGLETVSVRIGSCFPEPTSVRMLSVWMSPADGARLLHAALTAENVGHTVVYGSSANTRLWWDLGTARALGYDPQDDSEPYAEKLIAEQGELDPENPAHACLGGHFTTEPPIWPY